Proteins from one Oscillatoria sp. FACHB-1406 genomic window:
- a CDS encoding DnaJ domain-containing protein: protein MKSLDRYYAILGLKAGASPEAIKQAYRQLARTWHPDLFVGDEVLKQQAEEKFKQIAEAYEYLRSGLEGNFSARSAGNETSGKSTRASTRPTSPEECYNWGVANAEAGNLLEAIADFTAALHLNPQYIQAYQYRGFLNEKLGYQNRAEADFCKAAELKLQCQSSSTSAPEPSSQANPSLWRQVRLFCTHRGTVDAIAIHPRGHIFAIASSDGTIKLCQVKTGQNLCTFRDTGKPLYSLAFSANGQFLVSGSADGMIKLWDLKSRSPIRSFGGRSSGHTDKVTAIALTPDNRALISGSADKTVKLWEVATGRIRADLKGYGAEVCAIAISPDGKSFASGGWEKSLRIRDLETGKLIRSLRGNSGILSIAYSPDGKTIATGGLDRAIQLWNLERPEPHVLTGHRDRVSTITFNNDGTLLATGSWDNTVKLWQLPSERELCTLSGHRQRVLAITFSPDGKRLTSSSADGAIALWQSNY, encoded by the coding sequence ATGAAGTCTCTCGACCGTTATTATGCGATTTTAGGACTTAAAGCGGGCGCATCGCCCGAAGCGATTAAGCAAGCGTATCGCCAACTCGCCCGTACTTGGCATCCGGATCTTTTTGTTGGTGACGAAGTATTGAAGCAACAAGCAGAGGAGAAGTTCAAGCAGATTGCCGAGGCGTATGAATATCTTAGAAGCGGTTTGGAGGGGAACTTCTCCGCGCGGAGTGCTGGCAACGAAACGAGTGGGAAGTCCACCAGAGCTTCAACCCGCCCAACTTCACCGGAGGAATGTTATAACTGGGGCGTTGCTAATGCAGAAGCGGGAAACCTATTAGAGGCGATCGCTGATTTCACTGCCGCCCTTCACCTCAACCCGCAATACATTCAAGCTTACCAATATCGCGGCTTTCTCAACGAAAAGCTGGGCTATCAAAACCGGGCAGAAGCTGATTTTTGCAAAGCTGCCGAATTAAAACTCCAGTGTCAATCTTCCTCAACTTCTGCCCCCGAACCCTCGTCTCAGGCAAATCCGTCACTTTGGAGGCAGGTGCGCCTTTTCTGCACCCATCGGGGAACGGTTGACGCGATCGCCATTCACCCTCGAGGGCATATTTTCGCGATCGCCAGTAGTGATGGCACGATAAAGCTCTGTCAGGTAAAGACTGGACAAAATCTTTGTACGTTTCGAGATACTGGAAAACCCCTCTATAGCCTTGCTTTCAGTGCCAACGGGCAATTTTTGGTGAGTGGAAGCGCGGATGGAATGATTAAGCTTTGGGATTTAAAGTCGCGATCGCCCATTCGTTCTTTTGGCGGGCGTTCTAGCGGACATACCGATAAGGTTACGGCGATCGCTTTGACTCCGGACAATCGCGCCTTAATCAGCGGTAGTGCCGATAAAACTGTTAAGCTCTGGGAGGTCGCAACGGGAAGGATTCGAGCCGATCTCAAGGGCTATGGGGCGGAGGTTTGCGCGATCGCCATAAGTCCGGACGGAAAAAGCTTTGCGAGTGGCGGTTGGGAAAAGTCGCTGAGAATTCGCGATCTCGAAACGGGAAAGCTGATTCGTTCTCTGCGGGGGAATTCCGGAATTTTAAGCATTGCCTACTCCCCAGACGGAAAAACCATTGCGACGGGGGGACTCGATCGCGCGATTCAGTTGTGGAATCTCGAGCGTCCAGAACCGCACGTGCTAACCGGACATCGCGATCGCGTTTCCACCATTACATTTAATAACGATGGCACTCTCCTGGCAACGGGCAGTTGGGATAATACCGTAAAACTATGGCAGCTTCCGAGCGAGCGAGAACTTTGTACGCTATCGGGTCATCGCCAGCGGGTTCTTGCTATTACCTTTAGCCCTGATGGTAAGCGCCTTACCAGCAGTTCTGCCGACGGCGCGATCGCCCTTTGGCAGTCCAATTATTAA
- a CDS encoding HEAT repeat domain-containing protein, with protein sequence MTQIGLEEIARQLESSDSRDRLLALAALQTVPARDAVPLIQKVLYDEMLPVRSMAIFALGVKHTEECYPLLIKLLETDPDYGIRAEAAGALGYLGDIRAFEPLARAFYEDTQWLVRFSAAVSLGNLQDSRAKQLLLQALESKEILLQQAAISAIGEIGAIDAVEAILRFAASEDWLIRQRLAEALGNLPTPKSRSALIFLTKDTNAGVRAAATHSLKRLDGGIDV encoded by the coding sequence ATGACTCAAATTGGATTAGAAGAGATCGCCCGCCAACTCGAGAGTAGCGATTCTCGCGATCGCTTATTGGCTCTGGCGGCGTTGCAAACCGTTCCCGCTCGAGATGCGGTTCCCCTGATTCAGAAAGTTTTGTACGATGAAATGCTGCCGGTGCGATCGATGGCAATTTTTGCCCTCGGCGTAAAGCACACCGAAGAATGCTATCCGCTCCTGATTAAATTGCTCGAAACCGATCCCGATTATGGCATTCGCGCTGAGGCCGCCGGAGCGCTCGGATATCTCGGCGATATTCGCGCTTTTGAACCGCTGGCGCGCGCTTTTTACGAAGATACCCAATGGCTCGTCCGGTTTAGTGCGGCAGTTTCTCTCGGCAACCTCCAAGATTCCCGCGCCAAACAACTTTTGCTTCAAGCTCTCGAGAGCAAAGAAATTTTGTTGCAGCAAGCAGCTATCTCTGCTATTGGGGAAATAGGAGCTATCGATGCTGTCGAGGCAATCCTTCGCTTTGCTGCATCTGAAGATTGGCTGATACGGCAGCGCCTTGCCGAAGCGCTGGGGAATTTGCCCACTCCCAAAAGTCGCTCCGCTCTCATTTTCTTAACAAAAGATACCAATGCTGGCGTTCGTGCAGCAGCGACTCATTCCTTAAAGCGGCTTGATGGCGGAATCGATGTTTAA
- a CDS encoding TetR/AcrR family transcriptional regulator — protein sequence MQLFHRRPADEIPTEEDTRTRILNAALKLFARQGYDATTTKDLAAAAGVAEGTLFRHFVNKKAILVEVATKGWVDILTDLLTELSEMGSYKAVAQVMRRRMLRMWESSDLMRVCFMEAQFHPELRDRIQLEVITKMTDVAEAFFQTAMDRGIYRRTNPKIVAQVFLGMFAIAGFSDRTIINPNASPREMQEMAEGIADIFLHGVLANDA from the coding sequence ATGCAACTGTTTCACCGACGACCCGCTGATGAAATACCAACGGAGGAAGATACGCGCACTCGCATTTTGAACGCTGCCTTAAAGTTGTTTGCCCGCCAAGGCTACGATGCAACCACAACTAAAGATTTAGCAGCAGCGGCGGGCGTGGCAGAAGGAACCCTGTTTCGACATTTTGTCAATAAGAAAGCAATTTTGGTGGAAGTCGCAACGAAGGGATGGGTAGATATCCTCACCGATTTGCTGACGGAGTTGAGCGAGATGGGGAGTTACAAAGCAGTGGCGCAGGTGATGCGTCGGCGAATGTTGCGAATGTGGGAAAGCAGCGATTTGATGCGGGTCTGCTTTATGGAAGCGCAATTTCATCCCGAATTGCGCGATCGCATCCAGTTAGAAGTCATCACCAAAATGACCGACGTGGCGGAAGCCTTTTTCCAAACCGCAATGGATCGCGGGATTTATCGACGCACTAACCCAAAAATTGTCGCTCAAGTCTTTTTAGGGATGTTCGCGATCGCGGGCTTCTCCGATCGCACCATCATCAACCCCAACGCCTCCCCCCGAGAAATGCAAGAAATGGCTGAAGGCATTGCCGATATTTTTCTGCACGGAGTCCTCGCCAACGACGCTTAG
- a CDS encoding DUF1257 domain-containing protein, which translates to MSHFSTLRTKITDVEILKASLQDLGISTKSSADVRGYNGQRVRADLVAVLDGEYDLGWSCNSDGTYDLIADLWGVAKKHNQTELINSINQKYAVNKTLAEVKQRGLQNANVKLVVQQ; encoded by the coding sequence ATGTCTCACTTTAGCACCCTCCGTACCAAAATCACCGATGTCGAAATCCTCAAGGCTTCTTTGCAAGACCTCGGCATCTCCACCAAGTCCAGCGCTGATGTGCGCGGCTACAACGGTCAGCGCGTCCGTGCCGATTTGGTTGCCGTTCTCGATGGCGAATACGATCTCGGCTGGTCCTGCAACAGCGACGGCACTTACGATTTAATCGCCGATCTCTGGGGCGTTGCCAAGAAGCACAATCAAACCGAATTGATCAATTCGATCAACCAAAAATACGCTGTTAATAAAACCCTGGCAGAAGTGAAGCAACGCGGTTTGCAAAATGCTAACGTTAAGCTGGTTGTGCAGCAGTAG
- a CDS encoding AAA family ATPase: MKEELSILIQAQYPLIYLVTSEEERAEQAIADEIAKAKTQQRRVFVWTVTHGLVEHGQPRSVTQHNTVSPEAAIQWVVQHREPGIFIFKDLHPFIDAPATTRWLRDAIASFKGTEKIIILMSPVQQIPIELEKEVVVLDFALPNLNELDRVLSKQLDRVRNKQRTTTDTREKLLKAALGLTKDEAEKVYRKACVKTGRLTEEEVEIVLSEKKQLIRRNGILEYIEEDETLASVGGLEELKRWLKQRSNAFTERAREYGLPQPKGMLILGVPGCGKSLIAKTTARLWGLPLLRLDMGRVYDGSMVGRSEANLRNALKTAESISPVILFIDELDKAFAGGTGSADSDGGTSSRIFGSFLTWMQEKTSPVFVMATANRIERLPGEFLRKGRFDEIFFVDLPTTEERQQIFQIHLGKRRNEISRFDLHQLANMSDGFSGAEIEQAIVAAMYEAFAQEREFTQLDIIAALKATLPLSRTMMEQVTALRDWARQRARPAAAAIAEYLQLES; encoded by the coding sequence ATGAAAGAAGAGCTAAGTATTCTCATTCAAGCTCAATATCCCCTGATTTACCTCGTCACGTCTGAAGAGGAAAGAGCGGAACAGGCGATCGCCGACGAGATTGCCAAAGCCAAAACCCAACAACGTCGAGTCTTCGTCTGGACTGTCACTCACGGTTTAGTCGAACACGGCCAACCCCGCAGCGTTACCCAGCACAACACTGTTTCGCCCGAAGCTGCCATCCAATGGGTCGTGCAGCATCGAGAACCGGGTATATTTATCTTTAAAGATTTGCACCCCTTTATCGACGCGCCTGCAACCACTCGTTGGTTAAGAGATGCGATCGCGAGCTTTAAAGGAACCGAAAAAATTATTATTCTGATGTCGCCGGTTCAGCAAATCCCGATTGAATTGGAAAAAGAAGTGGTCGTCTTAGACTTTGCCCTTCCCAATCTCAACGAATTAGACCGGGTGCTATCCAAACAACTCGATCGCGTCAGAAACAAGCAGCGCACGACCACCGACACGCGGGAAAAACTCCTTAAAGCTGCCCTCGGCTTAACCAAAGACGAAGCCGAAAAAGTTTATCGAAAAGCTTGCGTCAAGACGGGTCGTCTCACTGAAGAAGAAGTTGAAATCGTCCTCTCCGAGAAAAAGCAACTCATTCGTCGCAACGGCATCCTCGAATATATCGAAGAAGACGAAACCCTTGCTTCCGTCGGCGGCTTAGAAGAATTAAAACGCTGGTTGAAGCAGCGCTCAAACGCCTTCACCGAGCGCGCCAGAGAATATGGCTTGCCCCAGCCCAAGGGGATGTTAATCCTCGGCGTACCGGGTTGCGGTAAATCCTTAATCGCCAAAACTACAGCGCGTCTGTGGGGATTGCCCCTCCTGCGTTTAGATATGGGTCGAGTCTACGATGGTTCGATGGTCGGGCGATCGGAAGCCAACCTGCGGAACGCGCTCAAAACAGCCGAATCGATCTCCCCCGTTATCCTCTTCATCGACGAACTCGACAAAGCCTTTGCAGGCGGTACGGGTTCTGCTGATTCCGACGGCGGTACGAGTAGCCGCATCTTCGGTTCCTTCCTGACTTGGATGCAAGAAAAAACCTCTCCCGTGTTCGTCATGGCAACCGCAAACCGCATCGAGCGGCTTCCTGGAGAGTTTTTACGCAAAGGACGTTTCGACGAAATCTTCTTCGTTGATTTACCGACCACTGAAGAACGCCAACAGATTTTCCAAATTCACCTTGGCAAGCGACGCAATGAAATATCTCGCTTCGATTTACATCAGCTTGCCAATATGTCCGACGGATTTTCCGGTGCAGAGATAGAGCAAGCGATTGTCGCTGCCATGTACGAAGCTTTCGCGCAAGAACGCGAATTCACGCAGCTAGACATCATCGCCGCTCTCAAAGCCACACTCCCTCTGTCCCGCACGATGATGGAACAGGTCACTGCCCTGAGAGATTGGGCAAGGCAACGCGCCCGACCTGCCGCCGCCGCCATTGCAGAATACCTGCAATTGGAATCGTAA